One window of Paenibacillus albicereus genomic DNA carries:
- a CDS encoding glycosyltransferase family 4 protein — translation MSKPRIVFVINYFYPDYASTGQILTELCLHLQHDFDITVIAQQPGYAGEKKDAKAARYAEDRLENIRILRIRLPEVDKRSKASRLRYISAYFLHAVRLLLRQRKADFVYTISQPPVLGGLIGTIGKLLLRSKHIYNIQDFNPEQAQAVGFMNQPLIQRTALWIDKLNCRLSDHVILVGQDMKETLSRRFGGVRVPAHSVINNWTDEQDIVPLKRDDPGVAAFLKRHGLEDKFVVMYSGNLGLYYDLENLIRIAPQFRELSDLMFVFIGEGAVKPLMEQFAREQRLTNVMFLPYQPKDQLRYSLGAADVHLVVNQKGIKGVSVPSKIYGVMAAGKAVMGVLEEGSEAHRLIVESGCGTSTEPQRYGDAARQLMALYSLGRAGLAKRGLQGREYLERHLRRSLSLEKYRQLLLSLHAGGGRGRKVPAGREAAGRSQAEAGAAASVAGASMRASGEPR, via the coding sequence ATGAGCAAGCCTCGCATCGTGTTCGTCATCAATTATTTTTATCCCGATTACGCCTCGACCGGCCAGATCCTCACCGAGCTGTGCCTGCATCTGCAGCATGACTTCGACATTACGGTCATCGCGCAGCAGCCGGGCTACGCCGGGGAAAAGAAGGACGCCAAGGCAGCGCGCTACGCCGAGGACCGGCTGGAGAACATCCGGATCCTGCGCATCCGGCTGCCGGAGGTGGACAAGCGCAGCAAGGCGAGCCGCCTGCGCTACATCTCGGCTTACTTCCTGCATGCGGTGAGGCTGCTGCTGCGGCAGCGCAAGGCGGACTTCGTCTACACGATCTCGCAGCCGCCGGTGCTCGGCGGCCTGATCGGCACGATCGGCAAGCTGCTGCTGCGCTCCAAGCACATCTACAACATCCAGGACTTCAACCCCGAGCAGGCACAGGCGGTCGGGTTCATGAACCAGCCGCTCATCCAGCGGACGGCGCTGTGGATCGACAAGCTGAACTGCCGCCTGTCGGACCACGTCATCCTCGTCGGCCAGGACATGAAGGAGACGCTGTCCCGCCGGTTCGGCGGCGTCCGAGTGCCGGCGCACTCGGTCATCAACAACTGGACCGACGAGCAGGACATCGTGCCGCTGAAGCGCGACGATCCCGGCGTGGCGGCGTTCCTGAAGCGGCATGGGCTGGAGGACAAGTTCGTCGTCATGTACTCCGGCAACCTCGGGCTGTACTACGATCTCGAGAACCTGATCCGCATCGCGCCGCAGTTCCGCGAGCTGTCCGACCTGATGTTCGTGTTCATCGGCGAAGGCGCGGTCAAGCCGCTCATGGAGCAGTTCGCGCGCGAGCAGCGGCTGACGAACGTGATGTTCCTGCCCTACCAGCCCAAGGATCAGCTCCGCTACTCGCTCGGCGCGGCGGACGTGCATCTGGTCGTCAACCAGAAGGGCATCAAGGGCGTCTCGGTGCCGAGCAAGATCTACGGCGTCATGGCGGCGGGCAAGGCGGTCATGGGCGTGCTGGAGGAAGGCAGCGAGGCGCATCGGCTTATCGTGGAAAGCGGCTGCGGCACGTCGACCGAGCCGCAGCGCTACGGCGACGCCGCGCGCCAGCTGATGGCGCTGTACAGCCTCGGCCGCGCCGGCCTCGCGAAGCGGGGGCTGCAAGGCCGCGAGTACCTCGAGCGCCATCTGCGCCGCAGCCTGTCGCTCGAGAAGTACCGCCAGCTGCTGCTGTCGCTGCATGCCGGCGGCGGCCGCGGACGCAAGGTCCCCGCGGGGCGCGAGGCGGCCGGACGATCGCAAGCGGAGGCGGGAGCCGCCGCAAGCGTCGCCGGCGCGTCGATGCGCGCCAGCGGAGAGCCGCGCTAG
- a CDS encoding WcaF family extracellular polysaccharide biosynthesis acetyltransferase — MSRNRIRLDRYDQSGYSRGRSGAVVLLWWLVQGSLFRYSLHPMYGWRRFLLRLFGARIGRGVQVRATARFTYPWKVSIGDWSWVGDDAEFYSLDRIEVGAHCVISQRSYLCTGSHDIEDPCFGLVTRPIVIRDGAWVASDAFVYPGITVGVMGVVAARSTVTRPVPDGEVHAGTPAAFVKRRIVEESDGSAALPDGGVQRNGGHAGRSAG, encoded by the coding sequence ATGAGCCGCAACCGCATCCGCCTCGACCGGTACGACCAGAGCGGATACTCGCGCGGGCGGAGCGGGGCGGTCGTGCTGCTCTGGTGGCTCGTGCAGGGCAGCCTGTTCCGCTACTCGCTCCATCCGATGTACGGCTGGCGTCGCTTCCTGCTGCGGCTGTTCGGCGCGCGGATCGGGCGCGGCGTGCAGGTGCGGGCGACCGCGCGCTTCACCTATCCGTGGAAGGTGTCGATCGGCGACTGGTCGTGGGTCGGCGACGACGCGGAGTTCTACAGCCTGGACCGGATCGAGGTCGGCGCCCACTGCGTCATCTCGCAGCGCAGCTACCTGTGCACCGGCTCCCATGACATCGAGGATCCTTGCTTCGGCCTGGTGACGCGGCCGATCGTCATCCGCGACGGCGCCTGGGTCGCGAGCGACGCCTTCGTCTATCCCGGCATAACGGTCGGTGTCATGGGCGTCGTCGCCGCCCGCAGCACGGTCACCCGTCCGGTGCCGGACGGCGAGGTGCACGCCGGCACTCCGGCTGCGTTCGTGAAGCGCCGGATCGTCGAGGAAAGCGACGGAAGCGCGGCCTTGCCGGATGGCGGAGTGCAACGAAACGGCGGACACGCGGGCCGCAGCGCCGGATAG
- a CDS encoding glycosyltransferase produces the protein MKILHVIANLAPRYGGPAKAGMEMSAALAARGHDVTIFTTNQDGDGVLEVPTDRIIRKNGVDVRYFPVVQPKFWRTSPAMAAALKKEIPNFDIVHIHSLYLFHGMAAGHYARKHGVPYIVRPHGTLDPVMYARHRYRKKIMETLFEDRNIRLADALHYTTEEELLLAEPYVHGSPGFVVPNGVNSSDYRELPPKGTFRSRYKLLEGKKMLLFFSRINFKKGLDVLVEAFREIHRRHPDTVLVLTGPDDENYGQKVREWLKAASLSEFAIFTGMLTGADKLAVLRDADLFLLPSYSENFGIAVVEAMACGVPVVISDKVNIWREVVAEGAGLATPVDPAQVADAASRLLDDPELREQMGERGRAMVSQYYEWSQVAAQLEQEYRQLAGEAGTAGSGSSARAGLTWGS, from the coding sequence ATGAAAATACTGCATGTGATCGCCAATCTGGCGCCCCGCTACGGAGGCCCGGCGAAAGCGGGAATGGAGATGTCGGCTGCCCTCGCGGCGCGCGGCCACGACGTGACGATCTTCACGACCAATCAGGACGGGGACGGCGTGCTGGAGGTGCCCACGGATCGGATCATCCGCAAGAACGGAGTGGACGTACGGTATTTCCCGGTCGTCCAGCCGAAGTTCTGGCGCACTTCGCCGGCGATGGCGGCTGCCCTGAAAAAGGAGATTCCGAACTTCGACATCGTGCATATCCACTCGCTCTATCTGTTCCACGGGATGGCCGCCGGGCACTATGCGCGGAAGCATGGCGTGCCCTACATCGTCCGTCCGCACGGGACGCTCGATCCGGTCATGTACGCGCGCCATCGCTATCGCAAGAAGATCATGGAGACGCTGTTCGAAGACCGCAACATCCGCCTCGCCGACGCCTTGCATTACACCACCGAGGAGGAGCTGCTGCTGGCCGAGCCTTACGTGCACGGAAGCCCCGGCTTCGTCGTCCCGAACGGCGTCAACTCCTCCGACTACCGCGAGCTGCCGCCGAAGGGAACGTTCCGCTCCCGGTACAAGCTGCTGGAAGGCAAAAAGATGCTGCTGTTCTTCAGCCGCATCAACTTCAAAAAAGGGCTGGACGTGCTTGTGGAAGCGTTCCGCGAAATTCACCGGCGGCATCCCGACACGGTGCTCGTGCTGACCGGACCGGATGACGAGAACTACGGGCAGAAGGTGCGGGAATGGCTGAAGGCGGCGTCCTTGAGCGAGTTCGCGATCTTCACCGGCATGCTGACCGGAGCGGACAAGCTCGCCGTGCTGCGCGACGCCGACCTGTTCCTGCTGCCGTCGTACTCCGAGAACTTCGGCATCGCCGTCGTCGAGGCGATGGCCTGCGGCGTGCCGGTCGTCATCTCCGACAAGGTGAACATCTGGCGCGAAGTCGTCGCCGAGGGCGCGGGACTGGCGACGCCGGTCGATCCGGCGCAGGTGGCGGACGCGGCGTCCCGGCTGCTGGACGATCCCGAGCTGCGGGAGCAGATGGGCGAGCGCGGCCGCGCGATGGTATCGCAGTATTACGAATGGTCGCAGGTCGCCGCGCAGCTGGAGCAGGAGTACCGGCAGCTGGCGGGCGAAGCCGGCACGGCCGGAAGCGGGAGCAGCGCCCGGGCGGGCCTGACCTGGGGCTCATGA
- a CDS encoding glycosyltransferase, which translates to MKPLVLLTDAYGGHGGIAKFNRDLLGAVCSSPEVERATAIPRIMPYPPGDLPAKLDYVTAGLNSKPRYLKTVLGSLLGRARGSDVILCGHINLLPFAALAKKMTGAKLALVIHGIDAWDPVTRGGTGWALNQLDAVISVSRLTLERFCGWSGLAGVPSYVLPNSFEPGRFTPGPRPGYLMERYGLRPEDRIVMTLGRLAGQDRRKGFDEVLEAMPKLKQQVPRLRYLIVGDGSDRARLEAKANALGVADAVVFAGLIAEEEKADHYRLADGFAMPSHGEGFGIVLLEAMACGVPVLASSKDGSSEALMHGKLGELIDPADPEQVQGGILRLLAKRRGEVPEGLGHFSYANYTARLHDILQRIGGNAADSAGGSLPSAGKLSG; encoded by the coding sequence ATGAAGCCGCTTGTACTGCTCACCGACGCCTATGGCGGACACGGCGGCATCGCCAAATTCAACCGCGACCTCCTCGGCGCCGTCTGCTCCAGTCCTGAGGTCGAGCGGGCCACGGCCATCCCCCGCATCATGCCTTATCCGCCCGGCGACCTGCCGGCGAAGCTCGACTACGTGACCGCCGGCCTGAACAGCAAGCCGCGTTACCTGAAAACGGTGCTCGGCTCGCTGCTGGGGCGAGCGAGAGGAAGCGACGTCATCCTATGCGGCCATATCAACCTGCTGCCGTTCGCGGCGCTTGCCAAGAAAATGACCGGAGCCAAGCTGGCGCTCGTCATCCACGGCATCGACGCCTGGGATCCGGTCACGCGAGGCGGGACCGGCTGGGCGCTGAACCAGCTGGATGCCGTCATCTCCGTCAGCCGGCTGACGCTGGAGCGCTTCTGCGGCTGGTCCGGCCTCGCCGGCGTTCCGTCCTACGTGCTGCCCAACTCGTTCGAGCCGGGACGGTTCACGCCGGGTCCGCGACCGGGCTATCTGATGGAGCGCTACGGGCTGCGGCCGGAGGACCGCATCGTCATGACGCTCGGCCGGCTAGCGGGCCAGGATCGGCGCAAGGGCTTCGACGAGGTGCTCGAGGCGATGCCGAAGCTGAAGCAGCAGGTGCCTCGGCTGCGCTATCTGATCGTCGGCGACGGCAGCGATCGGGCGCGGCTGGAGGCCAAGGCGAATGCGCTCGGCGTCGCGGACGCGGTCGTTTTCGCGGGACTGATCGCGGAGGAAGAGAAAGCCGACCATTACCGGCTCGCCGACGGCTTCGCGATGCCGAGCCACGGCGAGGGCTTCGGCATCGTGCTGCTGGAGGCGATGGCCTGCGGCGTGCCGGTGCTCGCCTCCAGCAAGGACGGCAGCAGCGAGGCGCTGATGCATGGCAAGCTCGGCGAGCTGATCGATCCCGCCGATCCCGAGCAAGTGCAAGGCGGAATCCTGCGCTTGCTCGCCAAGCGGCGCGGCGAGGTGCCGGAAGGACTCGGCCACTTCAGCTATGCGAATTATACGGCGAGGCTGCATGACATCCTGCAGCGAATCGGCGGCAATGCGGCCGATTCCGCAGGCGGCTCCTTGCCGAGCGCGGGCAAGCTGTCCGGCTGA
- the gmd gene encoding GDP-mannose 4,6-dehydratase, producing the protein MKKALITGVTGQDGSYLAEFLLGQGYQVYGMRRRTSTPNYENVEHIKHRINWVSGDLTDLASLIEAVRVSDPDEVYNLAAQSFVAASWPQPLATGHLTAISVTNMLEAVRIVKPTARFYQASSSEMFGKVIETPQKETTPFYPRSPYGVAKVYGHWITVNYRESFGMFACSGILFNHESPRRGVEFVTRKVSDGVARIKLGLQKELRMGNLDALRDWGFAGDYIKAMWLMLQQDEPDDFVISTGEMHTVRELLEVAFSHVGLDYRDYVVVDPEFQRPAEVDLLLGDCTKAKEKLGWTLEVGFEQLVKMMVDEDLKRVRHEAAYLHAMSANA; encoded by the coding sequence ATGAAAAAAGCGCTCATTACAGGGGTAACCGGTCAAGACGGATCGTACCTGGCGGAGTTCCTGCTCGGCCAAGGGTATCAGGTATACGGCATGCGCCGTCGCACGAGCACGCCGAACTACGAGAACGTGGAGCACATCAAGCACCGCATCAACTGGGTGTCGGGCGACCTGACCGACCTGGCCTCGCTGATCGAGGCGGTGCGCGTCTCCGATCCGGACGAGGTGTACAACCTGGCGGCGCAGTCGTTCGTAGCCGCATCCTGGCCGCAGCCGCTGGCGACGGGCCATCTGACGGCGATCAGCGTGACGAACATGCTCGAGGCGGTGCGCATCGTCAAGCCGACCGCGCGCTTCTACCAGGCGTCGAGCAGCGAGATGTTCGGCAAGGTCATCGAGACGCCGCAGAAGGAGACGACGCCGTTCTATCCGCGCAGCCCGTACGGCGTGGCCAAAGTATACGGCCACTGGATCACGGTCAACTACCGCGAGAGCTTCGGCATGTTCGCCTGCTCCGGCATCCTGTTCAACCACGAGTCGCCGCGCCGCGGCGTCGAGTTCGTGACGCGCAAGGTGAGCGACGGCGTCGCCCGCATCAAGCTGGGCCTGCAGAAGGAGCTGCGCATGGGCAACCTCGACGCGCTGCGCGACTGGGGCTTCGCCGGGGACTACATCAAGGCGATGTGGCTCATGCTGCAGCAGGACGAGCCGGACGACTTCGTCATCTCGACCGGCGAGATGCACACGGTGCGCGAGCTGCTGGAGGTCGCGTTCTCCCACGTCGGGCTCGACTATCGCGACTACGTCGTCGTCGATCCGGAGTTCCAGCGCCCGGCGGAGGTCGACCTGCTGCTCGGCGACTGCACCAAGGCGAAGGAGAAGCTCGGCTGGACGCTCGAGGTCGGCTTCGAGCAGCTCGTCAAGATGATGGTCGACGAGGACCTGAAGCGCGTCCGGCACGAGGCCGCCTACCTGCACGCCATGAGCGCGAACGCCTAG
- a CDS encoding GDP-L-fucose synthase family protein — protein MDKQSAIYVAGHRGLAGSAIWRTLESRGYARLIGRTSRELDLRDAGAVEAFFASAGIEYVFLAAAKVGGIVANNDYCGDFIRDNLLIQTNVIDAARRHGAKKLLFLGSTCIYPKLAPQPLQEESLLRGDLEPTNEAYAIAKIAGIKMCQAYNRQYGTTFISAMPTNLYGPNDNFDLETSHVLPALLRKIHEAKQSGAPEVDIWGTGTPRREFLHADDLADACLYLMEHYDGSDIVNIGVGEDIAIRELAELIARVVGYEGRLAFDASRPDGTPRKLVDTSRINGLGWRASTTLEDGIREVYAGYRQAVLA, from the coding sequence ATGGACAAGCAATCGGCCATCTACGTCGCCGGCCATCGCGGCCTGGCGGGCTCGGCCATCTGGCGGACACTCGAGTCCAGGGGCTATGCCCGGCTCATCGGCCGCACGAGCCGCGAGCTCGACCTGCGCGATGCGGGGGCGGTCGAGGCGTTCTTCGCCTCGGCGGGCATCGAGTACGTCTTCCTCGCCGCCGCCAAGGTCGGCGGCATCGTGGCCAACAACGACTACTGCGGCGACTTCATCCGCGACAACCTGCTCATCCAGACGAACGTCATCGACGCGGCCCGCCGGCACGGCGCGAAGAAGCTGCTGTTCCTCGGCTCGACGTGCATCTATCCGAAGCTGGCTCCGCAGCCGCTGCAGGAGGAGAGCCTGCTGCGCGGCGACCTGGAGCCGACGAACGAAGCCTACGCGATCGCCAAGATCGCCGGCATCAAGATGTGCCAGGCGTACAACCGCCAGTACGGCACGACCTTCATCTCCGCGATGCCGACGAATCTGTACGGCCCGAACGATAATTTCGACCTGGAGACGAGCCACGTGCTGCCGGCGCTGCTGCGCAAGATCCATGAGGCCAAGCAGTCCGGCGCGCCCGAGGTGGACATCTGGGGCACGGGCACGCCGCGCCGCGAGTTCCTGCACGCGGACGATCTGGCGGACGCCTGCCTCTATCTGATGGAGCACTATGACGGCAGCGACATCGTCAACATCGGCGTCGGCGAGGACATCGCGATCCGCGAGCTGGCCGAGCTGATCGCCCGCGTCGTCGGCTACGAGGGCCGGCTGGCGTTCGACGCCTCCCGTCCCGACGGCACGCCGCGCAAGCTCGTCGATACGAGCCGCATCAACGGCCTCGGCTGGCGCGCCTCCACGACGCTCGAAGACGGCATCCGCGAGGTGTACGCCGGGTACCGGCAAGCGGTGCTGGCGTAG
- a CDS encoding sugar transferase — MVAAGSCPAQARQIALYEGMKRALDVVCSLIGLVLLSPVFVLIGLLIKLEDPKGSVFFYQTRVGKDGKPFRMYKFRSMVSNAEERLKELLEQNEVQGAMFKMKNDPRITRVGRFIRKTSIDELPQLVNVLQGSMSLVGPRPPLPREVAEYTPYDRQRLDVTPGCTGLWQVSGRSSLTFEQMVELDLRYVRERSLGMDMRILLRTVRVLLGSKDAF; from the coding sequence ATGGTGGCGGCAGGCAGCTGTCCGGCGCAGGCGCGGCAGATCGCTTTGTACGAAGGCATGAAGCGGGCGCTCGACGTCGTCTGCTCGCTGATCGGCCTCGTGCTGCTCAGTCCGGTGTTCGTGCTGATCGGCCTGCTGATCAAGCTCGAGGACCCGAAGGGCAGCGTGTTTTTCTACCAGACGCGCGTCGGCAAGGACGGCAAGCCGTTCCGCATGTACAAGTTCCGCTCGATGGTCTCGAACGCGGAGGAGCGGCTCAAGGAGCTGCTGGAGCAGAACGAGGTCCAGGGAGCGATGTTCAAGATGAAGAACGATCCGCGCATCACGCGGGTCGGCCGCTTCATCCGCAAGACGAGCATCGACGAGCTGCCGCAGCTGGTCAACGTGCTGCAGGGCAGCATGTCGCTCGTCGGACCGCGGCCGCCGCTGCCGCGCGAGGTGGCGGAGTACACGCCGTACGACCGCCAGCGCCTCGACGTCACGCCGGGCTGCACCGGGCTGTGGCAGGTGAGCGGGCGCAGCAGCCTGACGTTCGAGCAGATGGTCGAGCTCGACCTGCGGTACGTGCGCGAGCGCTCGCTCGGCATGGACATGCGCATCCTGCTGCGGACCGTGCGGGTGCTGCTCGGCAGCAAGGACGCGTTTTAA